A section of the Branchiostoma lanceolatum isolate klBraLanc5 chromosome 19, klBraLanc5.hap2, whole genome shotgun sequence genome encodes:
- the LOC136425727 gene encoding alpha-N-acetylneuraminate alpha-2,8-sialyltransferase ST8SIA3-like, translating to MMKLRVVFFLILSGSVLFVYKLVAHINVAKEKFRGVRSGYTGARSPRMFMIQAGLRSQFALGFMDPPLPPVSTISVPTVSTTLDWTVNQTALNQHRADIEQFVDAERNISLVRSEVRVGQVMHFDYSEQKYVFPISASLYSLIPEVSPFQNKHYNTCAVVGSGGILSNSYCGNEIDRADFVFRCNFAPIDKYKSHVGSKTNFTTFNPSVLEKYFSNLQTIYDRSRFLNELRRLRGAVLWIPAFSFHGSNMVTRTLTDFFLEHERQFNPKLNLAWPGNVMKYFSDFWKTKGLSPKRLSTGMIVYTLATMFCEEVRLYGFWPYSVAPDHTPLSYHYYDKKGTTFTMKWKQAHQLPEEFNLLQHLHKQGVLKLTVSPCSS from the exons ATGATGAAGCTTCGGGTCGTGTTCTTCCTCATCTTGAGCGGCTCCGTCCTGTTCGTGTACAAGCTGGTGGCGCACATCAACGTGGCCAAGGAGAAGTTCCGCGGGGTCCGCTCCGGGTACACGGGCGCTCGCAGCCCGAGGATGTTCATGATACAAGCCGGTCTGAG GTCGCAGTTTGCTCTAGGCTTCATGGACCCGCCCCTCCCTCCAGTGAGCACGATCAGTGTCCCCACGGTCAGCACTACCCTGGATTGGACAGTCAACCAGACGGCCTTGAACCAACACAG AGCGGATATCGAACAATTCGTCGACGCCGAACGGAACATATCCCtggtgaggtcagaggtcagagtAGGTCAGGTCATGCACTTTGACTACTCTGAGCAGAAGTACGTCTTCCCCATCAGTGCCAGTCTCTACTCTCTCATACCTGAG GTATCGccatttcaaaacaaacattacaacacaTGCGCAGTAGTGGGGAGCGGGGGTATCCTTAGCAACAGCTACTGTGGGAACGAGATCGACCGAGCAGACTTCGTTTTCCGCTGCAACTTCGCGCCAATCGACAAATACAAGTCTCACGTCGGCTCCAAGACAAACTTCACCACCTTTAACCCGAGCGTCTTGGAAAAATACTTCAGCAACCTTCAGACTATCTACGATCGGTCGAGGTTTTTGAACGAGCTGAGGAGGTTGAGGGGCGCTGTGCTATGGATTCCAGCCTTTTCTTTCCACGGGTCCAACATGGTCACGAGAACTTTGACCGACTTTTTCCTGGAGCACGAGAGGCAGTTCAACCCCAAACTCAACTTAGCCTGGCCGGGGAACGTCATGAAATATTTCAGCGA CTTCTGGAAAACCAAAGGGTTGTCCCCGAAGAGACTGAGTACGGGGATGATCGTGTACACGCTGGCCACCATGTTCTGCGAGGAGGTCCGACTGTACGGCTTCTGGCCGTACTCTGTCGCGCCGGACCACACGCCGCTGTCATATCACTACTACGACAAAAAAG GAACTACCTTCACCATGAAGTGGAAACAGGCCCACCAGCTCCCGGAAGAGTTCAACCTTCTCCAACATCTCCACAAGCAGGGAGTTCTCAAACTCACAGTGTCGCCATGCTCTTCCtga